From a single Pelodiscus sinensis isolate JC-2024 chromosome 4, ASM4963464v1, whole genome shotgun sequence genomic region:
- the LOC142829342 gene encoding LOW QUALITY PROTEIN: olfactory receptor 8U9-like (The sequence of the model RefSeq protein was modified relative to this genomic sequence to represent the inferred CDS: inserted 1 base in 1 codon) produces MEEGNHSEVTEFILSGLTDRLELQLPLFLLFLLIYVTTLVGNGGMILLITFDPRLHTPMYFFLQSLSLCDLCYSTVIVPKLLLDFLTERKSISYSACAVQIYLLVSFSDTECLLLAVMAYDCYVAICNPLLYSITMSRQRCNLLVSGMCAVGFMDALLQTCTFSLSFCNSNVINHFCCDIPPVLALSCSETHTNEILMFASMCYVVATSLVTILLSYVCIVSTILKISSAEGQRKTFSTCTCHLITVGMFHGSXFLYLRPSSSYSLTTDKMALVFYTVVIPFLNPLIYSLRNREVKDALRKVINKLLSHP; encoded by the exons atggaagagggaaatcactcggaggtgactgagttcattctctcaggactgacagatcgtctggagctgcagctccccctgtttctgttgttcctactgatttatgttaCAACGCTGGTGGGAAATGGGGGGATGATCTTGTTAATCACTTTTGACccccgactccacacccccatgtactttttcctccagAGTTTGTCTTTATGTGATCTCTGCTATTCCACAGTAATTGTCCCTAAGTTGTTACTGGATTTCTTAACCGAGAGGAAAAGCATTTCTTACTCTGCCTGTGCTGTGCAAATATACCTCCTTGTCTCTTTTTCAGATActgagtgtctcttgctggctgtgatggcgtatgactgttatgtggccatctgtaacccactgCTCTATAGCATCACCATGTCCAGGCAGCGTTGTAACCTACTGGTGTCTGGGATGTGTGCGGTGGGGTTCATGGATGCACTGCTACAAACATGTACATTCAGTCTGTCATTCTGCAATTCCAATGTCATCAACCATTTCTGCTGTGACATCCCCCCAGTGCTGGCGCTCTCCTGCTCTGAAACTCACACCAATGAGATTCTAATGTTTGCCTCCATGTGCTACGTTGTAGCGACCAGCTTAGTCACCATCCTCCTCTCCTATGTCTGTATCGTCTCCACCATCCTGAAGATCAGCTCTGCCGAGGGCCAGCGCAAAACATTCTCCACCTGCACTTGTCACTTAATCACGGTGGGCATGTTTCATGGCA TCTTCTTGTATTTACGTCCCTCCTCCAGCTATTCCCTGACCACGGACAAAATGGCCTTAGTGTTTTACACTGTGGTGATCCCCTttttgaaccccctcatctacagcctgaggaacagggaggtgaaggatGCCCTGAGGAAAGTAATCAATAAACTCCTAAGCCATCCATGA
- the LOC142829344 gene encoding olfactory receptor 5G9-like, with amino-acid sequence MEEGNHSVVTEFILSGLTDHPELQVPLFVLFLLIYVITLVGNGGMILLITIDHQLHTPMYFFLSILSACDVCYSSTIAPKMLQIFFADRKSISYTGCYVQMYLFICLADIECLLLAVMAYDRYVAICNPLLYTVTMSRQRCNRLVAGVCAVGMVDALIHTCMTFRLSFCHSNVIDHFFCDIFPVLALSCSDTSLNYIVLYAFIDTILVSSTGSVLFSYICIISTILRIHSSEGRHKAFSTCVSHVTVVVMFYGSQLFVGFHPMFSYMELDKIASVFYTIVIPFLNPLIYSLRNREVKVALRKAVKELQMKS; translated from the coding sequence atggaagagggaaatcactcggtggtgactgagttcattctctcaggactgacagatcatCCAGAACTGCAGGTTCCCCTGTTTgtgttgttcctactgatttatgttaTCACCCTGGTGGGAAACGGGGGAATGATCTTGTTAATCACAATTGACCACcaactccacacccccatgtactttttcctcagtatcttgtctgcttGTGATGTCTGCTATTCCTCCACAATTGCCCCTAAAATGCTGCAGATTTTTTTTGCGGACAGGAAAAGCATTTCTTACACTGGCTGTtatgtgcaaatgtatttgtttaTCTGTTTGGCAGATattgagtgtctcttgctggctgtgatggcgtatgaccgttatgtggccatctgtaacccactgCTCTATACAGTCACCATGTCCAGGCAGCGCTGTAACCggctggtggctggggtgtgtgCTGTGGGGATGGTGGATGCATTGATACACACGTGTATGACATTTCGGTTGTCGTTCTGCCACTCCAATGTCATCGATCATTTCTTCTGTGATATTTTCCCAGTTCTGGCACTCTCCTGCTCAGACACCAGCCTCAATTACATTGTGCTGTATGCCTTCATTGACACTATTTTGGTGAGCAGCACTGGGAGTGTCCTCTTCTCCTATATCTgtatcatctccaccatcctgcgGATCCACTCTTCCGAGGGCCGGCACAAAGCTTTTTCCACCTGCGTTTCCCACGTGACTGTGGTGGTCATGTTTTATGGCTCTCAACTCTTTGTGGGTTTCCATCCCATGTTCAGCTACATGGAATTAGACAAAATAGCCTCCGTGTTTTACACGATAGTGATCCCCTttttgaaccccctcatctacagcctaaGGAACAGGGAAGTGAAGGTCGCCTTGAGGAAAGCAGTTAAGGAACTCCAAATGAAGTCTTGA
- the LOC142829345 gene encoding olfactory receptor 5AP2-like: MILLIAIDHQLHTPMYIFLSILSACDLCYSSTIAPNMLQNFFAERKSISYSGCYVQMYLFICLADIECLLLAVMAYDCYVAICNLLLYMVTMSTQRCSQLVAGVCTVGLVDAMIHTCLTFRLSFCRSNVIDRLFCDIPPLLALSCSDTHINETVMIAFVDSIVVSSTVSVLLSYVCIIYTILQIRSAEGRHKTFSTCACHLTAVVMFYGSQLFVCFHHTFNSTEEDKIASMFYTVVLPMLNPLIYTLRNREVKDALRKAVKECLIKS, encoded by the coding sequence ATGATCTTGTTAATCGCGATCGACCACcaactccacacccccatgtacattttcctcagtatcttgtctgcttGTGATCTCTGCTATTCTTCGACAATTGCCCCGAATATGCTGCAGAATTTTTTTGCAGAGAGGAAAAGCATTTCTTATAGTGGCTGTtatgtgcaaatgtatttgtttaTCTGTCTGGCAGATattgagtgtctcttgctggctgtgatggcatATGActgttatgtggccatctgtaacctgCTGCTCTATATGGTCACCATGTCCACGCAGCGTTGTAGCCAGTTGGTGGCTGGGGTGTGTACTGTGGGGTTGGTGGATGCAATGATACACACATGTTTGACATTTCGGTTGTCGTTCTGCCGCTCCAACGTCATCGATCGTCTCTTCTGTGACATTCCCCCACTGCTGGCGCTCTCCTGCTCTGATACCCACATCAATGAAACTGTGATGATTGCCTTTGTTGACTCTATTGTGGTGAGCAGCACTGTGAGTGTTCTCCTCTCCTATGTCTGTATCATCTATACCATCTTGCAGATCCGCTCTGCCGAGGGCCGGCATAAAACCTTCTCCACCTGTGCTTGTCATTTGACTGCTGTGGTTATGTTTTATGGTTCTCAACTCTTTGTGTGTTTCCATCACACTTTCAACTCTACGGAGGAAGACAAAATAGCCTCTATGTTTTACACGGTGGTCctccccatgttgaaccccctcatctacactctgaggaacagggaggtgaaagACGCTCTGAGGAAAGCAGTCAAGGAATGCCTAATTAAGTCTTGA
- the LOC102445679 gene encoding olfactory receptor 5AR1-like encodes MEEGNHSVVTEFILSGLTDRPELQVPMFGVFLLIYLITMVGNGGMILLIMIDRQLHTPMYFFLCNLSFCDLCCSSVIAPQMLQNFLSEKKSILYTGCYIQLYFCIFFQDIECLLLAVMAYDRYVAICNPLLYTVTMSRQLCNQLVTGVYGVGLVDATINICFSLRLSFCSSNVVKHFFCDTPPLLALSCSDTRINEIVTFASVCYTVVISVVTILLSYVCIISTILRIRSAEGRRKAFSTCTSHLCAVGMFHGTLLFMYLRPTSSYSMDTDKITSVFYTLVIPLLNPLIYSLRNREVKGALRKTMNKLLSNH; translated from the coding sequence atggaagagggaaatcactcagtggtgactgagttcattctctcaggactgacagatcgtccAGAGCTGCAGGTGCCCATGTTTGGGGTGTTCCTACTGATTTATCTTATCACCATGGTGGGAAATGGGGGAATGATCTTGTTAATCATGATTGACCGCcaactccacacccccatgtactttttcctctgtaatttgtctttctgtgatctctgctgttcCTCAGTAATTGCCCCTCAGATGCTGCAAAATTTCTTATCTGAGAAGAAAAGCATTTTGTACACTGGCTGCTATATACAATTGTACTTCTGTATCTTTTTTCAAGACattgagtgtctcttgctggctgttatggcgtatgaccgttatgtggccatctgtaacccactgCTCTATACGGTCACCATGTCCAGACAGCTTTGTAACCAGCTGGTGACTGGAGTGTATGGGGTGGGGTTGGTTGATGCAACGATAAACATCTGCTTTTCACTCCGGCTGTCATTCTGCAGCTCCAACGTTGTCAAACATTTCTTCTGTGACACCCCCCCACTCCTggcgctctcctgctctgacacccgcaTCAATGAGATTGTGACATTTGCCTCCGTGTGCTACACTGTGGTGATCAGCGTTGTGACCATCCTCCTCTCCTACGTCTGTATCATCTCCACTATCTTGCGGATCCGCTCTGCCGAGGGCCggcgcaaagccttctccacctgcacttCCCATTTGTGTGCTGTGGGCATGTTTCATGGCACTCTCCTTTTCATGTATTTACGACCCACCTCCAGCTATTCCATGGATACCGACAAAATTACCTCAGTTTTCTACACACTGGTGATCCCCctgttgaaccccctcatctacagcctgaggaacagagAGGTGAAGGGTGCCCTGAGGAAAACCATGAATAAACTCCTAAGCAATCATTGA
- the LOC142829343 gene encoding olfactory receptor 5AS1-like, with translation MYFFLSILSACDLFYSSTIAPKMLLNFFAERKSISYTGCYVQMYLFTSLADIECLLLAVMAYDRYVAICNPLLYMVTMSTQRCNLLLVGVCAVGLVDAMIHTCLTFRLSFCRSNVIDRFFCDILPLLALSCSDARINEIVLFTFIDSIVVSSTVSVLLSYVCIIYTILKIRSAESRRKAFSTCACHLTAVIMFYGSQLFVCFHPTFTSMEADNIASVFYTVVLPMLNPLIYSLRNREVKDALKKAINELRAKS, from the coding sequence ATGTACTTTTTcctcagtatcttgtctgcttGTGATCTTTTTTATTCCTCGACAATTGCCCCTAAGATGCTACTGAATTTTTTTGCGGAGAGGAAGAGCATTTCTTACACTGGCTGCtatgtgcaaatgtatttgtttaCCTCTCTGGCAGACATTGAGTGTCTGTTGCTAGctgtgatggcgtatgaccgttatgtggccatctgtaacccgctgctcTATATGGTCACCATGTCCACGCAGCGTTGTAACCTGCTTTTGGTTGGGGTGTGTGCTGTGGGGCTGGTAGATGCAATGATACACACTTGTTTGACATTTCGGTTGTCATTCTGCCGCTCCAATGTCATTGATCGTTTCTTCTGTGATATTCTCCCACTGCTGGCACTCTCCTGCTCTGACGCGCGTATCAACGAGATTGTGCTGTTCACCTTCATTGACTCTATTGTGGTGAGCAGCACTGTGAGTGTCCTCCTCTCCTATGTCTGTATCATCTATACCATCCTGAAGATCCGCTCTGCCGAGAGCCGGCGGAAAGCCTTCTCCACTTGCGCTTGTCACTTGACTGCGGTCATTATGTTTTATGGCTCTCAACTCTTCGTGTGTTTCCATCCCACTTTCACCTCTATGGAGGCAGACAATATAGCCTCTGTGTTTTACACGGTGGTCCTCCCCATGTTGAACCCTCTCATCTATAgtctgaggaacagggaggtgaaggatGCCCTAAAGAAAGCAATCAATGAACTCCGTGCCAAGTCTTGA
- the LOC142829346 gene encoding olfactory receptor 5AR1-like: protein MEVGNHSVVMEFILSGLTDRLELQVPLFMLFLLIYVLTLVGNGGMILLITIDPRLHTPMYFFLRSLSFCDLCCSSVIAPNMLQNFLSETKSISYSACHIQLYFGIIFQDFECLLLAVMAYDRYVAISNPLSYTLTMSRQRCNQLMVGVYGVGLADATINIWFLLQLSFCSSNIIKHFFCEIPSLLMLSCSDTWMNEIVLFASVCYTTVFSVVTILLSYVCIIYTILLIRSAEGRRKAFSTCSCHLTVVAMFHGSQLFMYLRPTSSYSMETDKIASVFYMLVVPLLNPLVYSLRNREVKGALQKMLKKQQVPLSKFSVSSAQE from the exons ATGGAAGTGGGAAATCACTCAGTGGTGATGGAATTCATTCTCTCAGGGCTCACAGATCgtctggagctgcaggtcccctTGTTTAtgttgttcctactgatttatgttCTCACGCTGGTAGGAAATGGGGGAATGATCTTATTAATCACAATTGACccccgactccacacccccatgtactttttcctccggagtttgtctttctgtgatctctgctgttcCTCAGTCATTGCCCCTAACATGCTGCAGAATTTTTTATCTGAGACGAAAAGCATTTCGTATTCTGCTTGCCATATACAATTGTACTTTGGTATCATTTTTCAAGATtttgagtgtctcttgctggctgtgatggcgtatgaccgttatgtggccatttCTAACCCACTGAGCTATACGCTCACCATGTCTAGGCAGCGCTGTAACCAGCTGATGGTTGGAGTCTATGGTGTGGGGTTGGCCGATGCAACGATAAACATCTGGTTTTTACTCCAGCTGTCATTCTGCAGCTCCAACATTATCAAACATTTCTTCTGTGAAATTCCCTCGCTGCTGatgctctcctgctctgacacctgGATGAATGAGATAGTGCTGTTTGCCTCTGTATGCTACACTACAGTGTTCAGCGTGGTGACCATCCTCCTCTCCTATGTCTGTATCATCTACACCATCTTGCTGATCCGCTCTGCCGAGGGCCGGCGCAAAGCTTTCTCCACATGTTCTTGTCACTTGACGGTGGTGGCCATGTTCCATGGCAGCCAACTCTTCATGTATTTACGTCCCACCTCCAGCTATTCCATGGAAACAGACAAAATAGCCTCAGTGTTCTACATGCTGGTGGTCCCCTTGCTGAACCCTCTtgtctacagcctgaggaacagggaggtgaagggCGCCCTGCAGAAA ATGCTTAAAAAGCAGCAAGTGCCCCTTTCAAAATTCTCCGTGTCATCTGCTCAGGAATGA